The following DNA comes from Cetobacterium sp. ZOR0034.
AATCTATACTTTGTTGTTCTTTCTCCAAAACCTTTCTCTTCTACAAATTCTGCTATTTTAACTAAAGCCTCTTTTGAAGATACTCCGTTAAATTCAGAAGAGTTCGTCATTTTTCCAGATCCAATAAATGCATTTTTCATTTCTGATGCAACTATTGAAATCTCCTCTTTTGATTCTTTATCTATAGGATTGATTACAACTTTAATTGGTAAATCATATTTTTTTGCAAAAGCAAAGTCTCTCTCATCATGAGCAGGAACAGCCATTACAGCTCCAGTTCCATAGTTCATCAGTACATAATCCCCTATCCACAGCTGAACTTTTTCACCATTTACAGGATTAATCACATGCCAACCTGTGTTTACTCCATTTTTCTCTTTTCCTTCAGCTGTTCTTTCTATCATATCAGTATTTTTCATTTCTGATACAGCATCTTTTATTGATGGATTAATTTTTATTATTTCATCAACTAAAGGGTGCTCTGGTGCTATTACTGCATAAGTTACTCCAAATAATGTATCAACTCTTGTTGTGAACACTGGTAAGTTTTCATCTTTTTCTACCAACTTAAAGTTAACTTCTGTACCAATAGATTTTCCAATCCAGTTCTTTTGCATTGTTAATACTTTTTCTGGCCATCCAGCTACTAACTCTTTATGCCCTTCTAATAACTCTTCAGCATAATCAGTTATTTTAAAGAACCATTGCTCTAAATCCTTTTGAATAACAGGAGTTTTCGAATGTCTCCAACACATACCATCTTCAACTTGTTCATTAGCTAGAACTGTTTGACAATCTGGGCACCAGTTTACTGTTGATTTTTTCTTATAAACTAATCCCATTTCAAACATTTTTTTGAATATCCATTGATTCCATTTGTAGTATTCAGGAGTATAACTCGCAATCTCTCTATCCCAATCATAAGATAATCCCATCATTTTCAATTGTCTATTCATATTATCTATGTTAGATTTTGTCCAAATTGCAGGGTGTGCTCCATTTTGAATTGCAGCATTTTCAGCAGGTAATCCAAACGAATCCCATCCCATAGGATGTAATACGTTATACCCTTTCATTCTTTTATATCTTGCTATTACATCTCCTATAGTATAGTTTCTAGCATGTCCTACGTGCAATTTCCCTGATGGATAAGGTAACATCTCTAAAACATAGTAGTTCTCTTTTCCTTCTACTTTATCTTCAGTTTTAAAAATATTTTCATCTTTCCATTTCTGTTGCCATTTTTCTTCTATTTGGCCAAAGTTATATTCTCTCATTTTTTCACCCCATCAATTTTTCATTTTATCTCATAATATAGCATAAAAAAACCTGTACTTCCACAGGTTTATTTATTTAATATAGGTTTTTAGCTATTTCAGAAAGTATGATTCCTCCAGCAACAGATACGTTAAGAGAGTTTATCTTTCCATGCATTGGTATTTTTACTAAAATATCACAATTCTCTTTTACTTTCTTTCTAATTCCTTCTCCTTCACTTCCTAAAACTAAAGCTGTTTTATTAGGGTACTTCTCTTCATGATAGAACTTAGTTCCAGAACCTTCAGCTCCATAAACCCAGAAGTCTAACTTCTTTAATTTTTCTATCGCATCTGATATATTTGTAACTTTTACTATATCAACATGCTCAATAGCTCCTGTTGAAGTTTTTATTACTGTTTCATTAATTTTTACAGAGTTTCTTTCAGGAATAATAATTCCTTTT
Coding sequences within:
- the rlmB gene encoding 23S rRNA (guanosine(2251)-2'-O)-methyltransferase RlmB, producing the protein MEKVIGINPVIELLQNKSNNIEKIEIFKGMREEKLGKLKALASARNIKIFSVGKKEENSQGVVAYLSDYDYYIELGEFIEKIARDEKSIVLILDGVQDPRNFGAIIRSAEIFGVKGIIIPERNSVKINETVIKTSTGAIEHVDIVKVTNISDAIEKLKKLDFWVYGAEGSGTKFYHEEKYPNKTALVLGSEGEGIRKKVKENCDILVKIPMHGKINSLNVSVAGGIILSEIAKNLY